The genomic window GCTCCGGGTGCTCGACCGCCAGGAGCTCGAGGGCGTCGTAGCCCACGAGATGGCGCACATAAAGAATCTGGACATCCGATTCGCGTCGATGCTCGCGGCGACCGTCGGCGCGGTAGTGCTACTTCGTGACCTGGTGACGAGATCGTTCCGTTACGGCCGACGCACACCTCGGCGTTCCAGTCGGAACAGCGGTCAGGTGGTGGCGCTCGTGGTCCTGGTCGTTGCTCTTGTGCTCGCGCCGGTCCTGGTGACACTCCTGAGGTTGGCGGTGAGCAGGAGGCGGGAGTACCTGGCAGATGCCACGGGGGCCTACATCACACGTAACCCCGAGGGATTGGCCAGGGCGCTTGAGAAGATACGCGATTTCGACGGCCCGCCCATGGAGGTGTCGCAAGGCGTCCAGCACCTCTTCTTCACCAATCCGCAGTTTCGCTTGAACGGAGCTGGTCTCCTCGCCACCCATCCACCGATAGAGGAGAGGATCGATCGCCTGAGGCGCATGTAGTACTTCTGCCGTTCGAGGGAACCCTGCCTTACGTAGTTCACAAAGGAAAGCCCCGCCGATGGGGCGGGGCTTCGTTCGGCAGCGGCCTGTGATCAGGCGTTGCTCTTCTCTTCTTCCTTCTCCTGCTCTTCTGCCTTGGCTTCGGCCTGCTTGGCCGGTCGCTTGCCTTCACGGAAGGCGGCGGTGAGCAGGGCAGCTGCCTCGGCAGCGTCGATAGCGTTCTCCTCATCGGTCGCGGCAGGCTCGGCCTTGGCGTCTTGGGCCTTAGCGTCTTGGGCCTTAGCGTCTGTGCCCTCGGCGTCTTTACCCTCGGCCGTCCGAGACTCGACTTCGGGTGCCTCAGCTTTCGGAGCTTCGGTCGAATCTCCGACCGGTGCCGCTGCCTCTGGCTCTTCGGCGGCCACAGCCGCGGTAGCTTCCTCTGCCTTGGCTTCTGGCTGCTCGGTCTCCGCTTCGGCTACCGGTTCTTCGCCAGCCTGAGCGGCAGTGGCGGCACCAGCGTCCTCGCCCGTCTGAGCGGCGTCCGCGGCCTCCGCTTCCTGGCTACCGTCCTCTTCCTTGCCTTCGGTGAGCCCGAACTGGGCGAAGAGGTCGGCGTAGACGTCACCGAGCTTGGTCGTGGTCTTGGCCGAAGCGTCGGTAGCGGCGTACGAGTAGTCGTAGTCGATGCCCTGACTGCGGCGGCCACCACGACGTCCGCCTCGCCGGCCCGCTCCGCGTGCTGCGGGAGCGCCAGACGGGACTGCGCCGTCGAACTCGCCGGCCGTGAAGGGGAGAAGGCGCTTGCGCGAGAGACTGGCGCGCTGTTCGACCGGATCGATGTTGAGGATCACTGCCGTGATCTCGTCACCCTTGGCGAAGTGCTCGCTGATGTCCTCGATGTGCTCGTGGGCGAGCTCGCTGATGTGCACGAGGCCCTCGATGCCCTCTTCTATCTCCATGAAGACGCCGAATTCGGTGATGCCGGTGATCGGACCGGTGACCTCGGTGCCGGGCGGGAAGCGGTCGGGCAGGCTGCTCCACGGATCGGGCTGAGTCTGACGCAGGCCGAGGGAGATCCTCTGCTGGTTGGTGTCGATTTTGAGGATCATAGCTTCGACGTCGTCGCCCTCGTTGACGACTTCCTTGGGGTGACGAACCCGCTTGGTCCAGCTCATCTCACTGACGTGGATGAGGCCCTCGAGACCTGGCTCGATCTCGACGAACGCGCCGAACGGGGTGAGGTTGGTTACCTTGCCAGAGACCTTGTTCCCGATGTGGTAGTTCGCCAGGACGTTCTCCCACGGGTTCGGCACGAGCTTCTTCATGGAGAGGTTGATGCGCTCGCGCTCGAGATCCATGTCGAGGACTTCGACACGGACCTTGTCTCCCACGTTCACTACTTCACGGGGGTGGTTGAAACGGCCATGGCTCAGTTCGCTGCGATGAACGAGGCCATCGATACCACCGAGGTTCACG from Trueperaceae bacterium includes these protein-coding regions:
- a CDS encoding M48 family metallopeptidase, with translation MGVPAVAPTEGRLSLLDWRAANVRASWLLALGIVAVFAGIGYLLAIALDPSEWFTYLLVAVLVAGGQSFVAYRFSDRMALAASGARPATIEEERYLVNVCEAVSIGAGVPVPDVYVIDAELPNAFATGRDPEHSAIAVTSGMLRVLDRQELEGVVAHEMAHIKNLDIRFASMLAATVGAVVLLRDLVTRSFRYGRRTPRRSSRNSGQVVALVVLVVALVLAPVLVTLLRLAVSRRREYLADATGAYITRNPEGLARALEKIRDFDGPPMEVSQGVQHLFFTNPQFRLNGAGLLATHPPIEERIDRLRRM
- a CDS encoding 30S ribosomal protein S1, with translation MDDKLNQAAENPATATDQAPEESSSQAPTAAVEQGADTAAANDTTSDTSQTDVATQESERDSEMTMEEVLAASDEQLARKPVHRGMITNGTVIMLSQDGIVVDVGAKIEGILPYNQLFEFETNAEEAAKYFKPGDEIQVYVIRSDIPNNTIVLSKKRADQERAWNLLQDIFEKQKPVEVEIVEKVRGGLVANLGIRAFLPASQADVRRVNDLAPFVGKRLKVKIIELNRKRNRVIISRRAILEEEIAGQKEETLKKLEPGLRLDGEIVEITDFGAFVNLGGIDGLVHRSELSHGRFNHPREVVNVGDKVRVEVLDMDLERERINLSMKKLVPNPWENVLANYHIGNKVSGKVTNLTPFGAFVEIEPGLEGLIHVSEMSWTKRVRHPKEVVNEGDDVEAMILKIDTNQQRISLGLRQTQPDPWSSLPDRFPPGTEVTGPITGITEFGVFMEIEEGIEGLVHISELAHEHIEDISEHFAKGDEITAVILNIDPVEQRASLSRKRLLPFTAGEFDGAVPSGAPAARGAGRRGGRRGGRRSQGIDYDYSYAATDASAKTTTKLGDVYADLFAQFGLTEGKEEDGSQEAEAADAAQTGEDAGAATAAQAGEEPVAEAETEQPEAKAEEATAAVAAEEPEAAAPVGDSTEAPKAEAPEVESRTAEGKDAEGTDAKAQDAKAQDAKAEPAATDEENAIDAAEAAALLTAAFREGKRPAKQAEAKAEEQEKEEEKSNA